The proteins below come from a single Anaerolineae bacterium genomic window:
- a CDS encoding efflux RND transporter periplasmic adaptor subunit, with translation MKRVALVAVLVAMAGVIAYFLWHPGGGARAADVGSAETVVVSRQTLTSEVAASGSVSAERQVSLSFKTPARVAEVYVEEGQQVVAGQPLAAQETAELELQLQLAQTALRLAEAQAERSMAPAAQEDIAAARAALHSARAAYDRALEGPTAEQITMAEVQLKKAEIALQRAQTAYDEVKWVGAIAALPQALSLQAATLDYEAAKANYELQTRQAQPADLAALAAQIAQAEAQLARLERGPTAEDRRVLELQVEQARLNLEQVQLQLDNAVLRAPFDGLVATVNVEPGQIAATGLPAITLVDCGRYHINVQVDEADVGRVAVGQPAVVEPEAFPGLSLPGHVANIGITRTVAEEATTLVGGSGVVQYAVRVEVDEPFDRLRPGMTAQVLIQVDRREDALVVPNRAVRLDRETGITYVEKLVNGDPVRAEVILGVQELGMTEVLAGLEEGEVVILPSSSSLEELRRTFIPTGD, from the coding sequence ATGAAGCGGGTAGCGCTCGTCGCGGTGTTGGTGGCGATGGCGGGTGTAATTGCCTACTTCCTGTGGCATCCCGGCGGAGGGGCGCGGGCCGCCGACGTTGGATCGGCGGAAACTGTGGTCGTGAGCCGACAGACCTTGACTAGCGAAGTGGCTGCTTCGGGCTCAGTCTCGGCCGAGCGGCAGGTGAGCCTTTCGTTCAAGACGCCCGCCCGGGTGGCCGAAGTGTACGTAGAGGAGGGCCAGCAGGTGGTGGCGGGCCAGCCGCTCGCGGCGCAGGAGACGGCCGAGCTGGAGTTGCAGCTGCAGTTGGCGCAGACGGCGCTGCGGTTAGCGGAGGCTCAGGCGGAAAGAAGCATGGCCCCCGCTGCTCAGGAGGACATCGCCGCGGCCCGCGCGGCGCTGCACTCAGCAAGGGCAGCGTACGACCGGGCCCTGGAAGGTCCCACAGCTGAGCAGATCACTATGGCCGAAGTCCAGCTCAAGAAGGCGGAGATCGCCCTGCAGCGAGCTCAGACGGCTTACGACGAGGTGAAGTGGGTGGGCGCCATAGCTGCACTGCCCCAGGCGCTCTCCCTGCAGGCGGCCACTCTGGACTACGAGGCTGCCAAAGCCAACTACGAATTGCAGACCCGGCAGGCCCAGCCGGCAGACCTGGCCGCTCTCGCTGCCCAGATCGCCCAGGCAGAGGCGCAGCTCGCCCGGCTCGAGCGTGGGCCCACGGCGGAGGACCGACGGGTTCTGGAGCTGCAGGTGGAGCAGGCTCGCCTGAACCTAGAGCAGGTCCAGCTGCAGCTGGACAACGCGGTCCTCAGGGCCCCCTTCGATGGCCTGGTAGCGACTGTGAATGTGGAGCCGGGGCAGATCGCTGCTACCGGCTTGCCGGCCATCACGCTGGTGGACTGCGGCCGATATCACATCAACGTCCAGGTGGACGAGGCCGACGTTGGACGGGTGGCAGTGGGGCAGCCCGCGGTAGTGGAGCCGGAAGCTTTTCCCGGTCTCTCGTTGCCGGGGCACGTGGCCAACATTGGTATCACCCGTACCGTAGCCGAAGAGGCCACCACGCTAGTCGGCGGAAGCGGAGTAGTGCAGTACGCCGTGCGGGTGGAAGTAGATGAGCCCTTCGATCGGCTGCGCCCGGGCATGACGGCCCAGGTGCTGATCCAAGTAGACAGACGGGAGGACGCCTTGGTGGTGCCCAACCGCGCCGTGCGACTGGACCGGGAGACAGGCATCACCTACGTCGAGAAGCTGGTCAACGGCGATCCCGTAAGGGCCGAGGTCATTCTGGGAGTGCAGGAGTTAGGGATGACCGAGGTGCTGGCCGGCCTGGAGGAGGGCGAGGTGGTGATCCTGCCTTCGTCGTCCTCGCTGGAGGAGCTGCGCCGCACCTTCATACCCACGGGGGACTGA